From a single Mangifera indica cultivar Alphonso chromosome 19, CATAS_Mindica_2.1, whole genome shotgun sequence genomic region:
- the LOC123203292 gene encoding biotin--protein ligase 2-like, which produces MVLSVLKPPSANCLRFFSLLVSSSFHSVRLVVFAHIKASRLSLPAAMDGNSSGTLVLCGKSLAESEVAESLKANNTLKLPDNSEFSIILQSEIGKSVEEESFDVKLYMNSLSTNQFGRFLIWSPRVSSTHDIVSHNFGELPVGSVCVSDVQFKGRGRSKNVWESPKGCLMFSFTIQMEDGKIVPLLQYVVSLAMTEAIKDICGKHGLPYIDVKIKWPNDLYLNGLKVGGILCTSTYKLKKFNISAGVGLNVSNDEPTTCLNAVLRKFCDSAYQYRKEDILSAFFDKFETFYDLFINQGFQTLEELYYKTWLHSGQRVIVQDKNEDQVVESVVTIQGLTSSGYLLAIGDDHQICELHPDGNSFDFFKGLIRRKLQ; this is translated from the exons ATGGTTTTGTCCGTCTTAAAGCCGCCATCTGCGAATTGCTTGCGTTTCTTCTCTCTACTAGTCTCCTCATCTTTTCACTCCGTACGACTTGTCGTGTTTGCGCATATTAAGGCTTCTCGTCTGTCTCTACCAGCAG CGATGGATGGTAATTCCTCTGGCACGTTGGTTCTATGTGGAAAATCGTTGGCTGAGAGTGAAGTTGCTGAGTCATTGAAGGCCAATAACACGCTTAAACTCCCTGATAATAGTGAATTTTCCATAATTTTGCAATCAGAAATTGGTAAATCTGTTGAAGAAGAGTCTTTCGATGTTAAACTTTACATGAACTCTCTTTCCACCAATCAGTTTGGTCGATTCCTGATCTGGTCTCCGCGGGTGTCTTCTACGCACGACATTGTTTCTCA CAACTTCGGGGAGCTTCCAGTTGGTTCGGTTTGTGTTTCTGATGTTCAGTTTAAAGGGCGAG GTCGATCAAAGAATGTGTGGGAATCTCCAAAGGGTTGccttatgttttcttttacCATACAAATGGAGGATGGAAAAATTGTACCTTTGTTACAGTATGTGGTGTCTCTTGCTATGACTGAGGCTATAAAAGATATATGTGGCAAACAT gGATTACCATACAttgatgttaaaataaaatgGCCAAATGATCTGTATTTAAATGGCCTAAAAGTTGGAGGCATATTGTGCAcatcaacatataaattgaagaaGTTCAATATCAGTGCTG GTGTAGGTTTGAATGTAAGTAATGACGAGCCAACAACATGCTTGAATGCAGTTCTAAGAAAGTTCTGTGATTCCGCTTACCAGTACAGAAAAGAAGATATTCTTTCAGccttttttgataaatttgagaCCTTTTATGATCTTTTCATAAATCAAG GATTTCAAACTCTTGAGGAGCTATACTATAAAACTTGGCTACACAG TGGGCAGAGAGTTATTGTACAGGATAAGAATGAGGACCAAGTAGTTGAAAGTGTTGTGACTATCCAG GGATTGACATCATCAGGATATTTGTTAGCAATTGGTGACGACCATCAAATTTGTGAGCTTCATCCTGATGGAAATAG TTTTGACTTCTTCAAAGGACTGATCAGAAGAAAACTTCAATGA